From the Euphorbia lathyris chromosome 6, ddEupLath1.1, whole genome shotgun sequence genome, one window contains:
- the LOC136234086 gene encoding uncharacterized protein isoform X1: MAMEITPLQNLLMRWFWRSTMEELKSLNSYLGKLNKGTKSENYELYNLEDQSEEEKSISMYDDFTVKSFIKLGKENVNGSSSSSQTLDQNEETSDLYLIGVLVSINIAVFLFEIASPVRK, encoded by the exons ATGGCAATGGAGATAACCCCTCTTCAGAATCTTCTCATGAGGTGGTTTTGGAGAAGTACAATGGAGGAACTGAAATCCCTCAATTCTTATCTTGGAAAACTCAATAAAG GTACAAAATCAGAAAATTACGAGTTGTATAATTTAGAAGACCAAAGTGAAGAAGAAAAGTCAATTTCAATGTATGATGATTTTACAGTGAAAAGTTTCATCAAGTTGGGAAAAGAGAATGTAAATGGCAGTTCAAGTAGTTCACAGACCTTGGATCAAAACGAAGAAACTTCTGATCTCTACTTAAT AGGTGTTTTGGTGTCTATAAACATTGCTGTATTCCTGTTTGAAATAGCCAGTCCagtaagaaaataa